In one Alphaproteobacteria bacterium genomic region, the following are encoded:
- a CDS encoding cytochrome c — MTALATGAVLGALCEIASAQNPEGLDDALARGAYLSRAAGCMSCHTQPGDDGQPFAGGRALETPFGTFYSPNITPDPETGIGEWSDEDFVRALRSGEAPEGHLYYPVFPYPSYTRMREDDMLAIKDYLFSLVPVRAVNKKHDAVFPLGWRFLLNGWTLLNFDEGELRDDPDKSAEWNRGRYLVDAMSHCGECHTPRGLFGGTDSAMYLAGTRDGPDGELVPNITPHETGIADWSEADIAYLLQTGMKPSFDDVQGSMAEAVEDGLSHLTENDLNAIAVYLKSVPPIENRVERTE; from the coding sequence GTGACCGCCCTGGCAACAGGTGCGGTCCTGGGTGCGCTCTGCGAAATCGCCTCGGCACAGAACCCGGAGGGATTGGATGACGCCCTGGCACGGGGCGCCTATCTGTCCCGGGCGGCGGGATGCATGTCCTGCCATACCCAGCCGGGCGATGACGGTCAGCCCTTTGCCGGCGGGCGGGCCCTGGAAACACCCTTCGGCACATTCTACTCCCCGAACATTACCCCCGATCCAGAAACCGGGATAGGGGAGTGGTCCGATGAGGATTTCGTCCGGGCGCTGCGGTCCGGCGAAGCGCCGGAAGGGCACCTGTATTACCCGGTTTTCCCCTATCCGAGTTACACCAGGATGCGGGAAGACGACATGCTGGCCATCAAGGACTACCTGTTCTCGCTCGTCCCCGTTCGGGCGGTGAACAAGAAGCATGACGCGGTCTTTCCGCTCGGCTGGCGGTTCCTGCTGAACGGATGGACGCTGCTGAACTTCGATGAAGGAGAGTTGCGGGACGATCCGGACAAGAGCGCCGAATGGAACCGCGGGCGCTATCTGGTCGATGCGATGTCCCATTGCGGCGAATGTCACACTCCACGCGGTCTTTTCGGCGGTACCGATTCTGCCATGTATCTGGCTGGAACCAGAGACGGGCCCGACGGCGAACTGGTCCCCAATATCACCCCGCATGAAACCGGCATTGCGGACTGGAGCGAAGCGGATATCGCCTATCTTCTTCAAACCGGCATGAAGCCCTCGTTTGATGATGTCCAGGGCAGCATGGCGGAAGCGGTCGAGGACGGACTGAGCCATCTGACGGAAAACGACTTGAACGCGATTGCGGTTTATCTGAAGTCCGTCCCGCCCATCGAGAACCGGGTCGAACGGACAGAATAG
- a CDS encoding threonine dehydratase, whose amino-acid sequence MTVITRSHLEAAMETVHAVFPGTPQYSWPLLNARLGCEVWVKHENHTPVGAFKLRGGLVFMADRARNKSTRGMITATRGNHGQSIATASRRYGMDCTIVVPEGNSAEKNAAMEAQGGKLIVHGHDFQAAAEHAASLAESEGLDMLPSFHELLARGVGTYAMELMLSRPDLETIYVPIGLGSGICGVISARDALGLKTEVVGVVADTAPAYALSFEAGEPVSTNTADTMADGVACRVPVPAALDIILKGAARILRVTDPEIRAAMRWYYRDTHNIAEGAGAVPLAGLWREREKMSGRKAGVILTGGNIDRGLYAQVLTESDDVDA is encoded by the coding sequence ATGACCGTAATCACACGATCCCATCTCGAGGCAGCCATGGAGACCGTGCACGCGGTCTTTCCCGGAACGCCGCAATACAGCTGGCCGCTGCTCAATGCCCGCCTTGGCTGCGAGGTCTGGGTGAAACATGAGAACCATACCCCCGTCGGGGCCTTCAAGCTGCGCGGCGGTCTCGTTTTCATGGCGGATCGGGCCCGGAACAAGTCAACGCGGGGCATGATCACCGCCACCCGCGGCAATCACGGACAATCGATCGCGACGGCCAGCCGGCGCTACGGGATGGACTGCACCATCGTCGTCCCGGAGGGCAACAGCGCGGAAAAGAACGCGGCCATGGAAGCACAGGGCGGCAAACTGATCGTCCACGGACACGATTTTCAGGCCGCCGCCGAACATGCCGCATCTCTGGCGGAAAGTGAGGGCCTGGACATGCTGCCCAGCTTTCACGAATTGCTGGCGCGTGGCGTCGGAACCTATGCGATGGAACTAATGCTGTCCCGGCCGGACCTGGAAACCATCTATGTGCCGATCGGCCTCGGATCCGGCATCTGCGGCGTCATTTCCGCGCGCGATGCACTGGGTCTGAAAACGGAAGTCGTTGGCGTCGTCGCCGACACTGCGCCTGCCTATGCCCTGAGTTTCGAGGCTGGGGAGCCGGTCTCGACCAACACGGCGGACACCATGGCCGACGGCGTCGCCTGCCGGGTTCCGGTGCCGGCCGCCTTGGACATAATATTGAAAGGCGCCGCACGCATCCTCAGGGTTACCGATCCCGAGATCCGCGCCGCCATGCGCTGGTACTATCGGGACACGCATAACATCGCCGAAGGGGCCGGTGCGGTTCCGTTGGCCGGCCTGTGGCGGGAACGTGAAAAAATGTCCGGCCGCAAGGCGGGCGTGATCCTGACCGGGGGCAATATCGACCGCGGTCTTTATGCCCAGGTACTGACGGAGTCCGACGATGTCGATGCATGA
- a CDS encoding transporter substrate-binding domain-containing protein: MRAPILTALTLLLVGTFAPEIRASEVSVCMESWPPYYTLNDDGVAVGAAVDALDVALGEAGHEASYLVLPYGRCMQQVRLGKIDAVLTLSPGETGFVYVGIPLAYWEIAAVVHKDDPIQRFKSLDQFDGYTLVYYTSYSYPESLANLMSRPNAIGIPAQEDTLQPLRIIQSRARHFAVVDRIWVKRVVREEGLEISVLEPPIATQPNYLAFSRQQADLAETIERSLRRMSSDGRLQRIYERHIDVVSNNAPGGS; this comes from the coding sequence ATGCGCGCACCGATCCTAACCGCCCTGACGCTTTTACTGGTTGGCACCTTTGCACCCGAAATCCGGGCATCCGAGGTTTCAGTCTGTATGGAAAGCTGGCCTCCCTACTACACATTGAACGATGATGGTGTTGCGGTCGGGGCAGCCGTTGATGCGTTGGATGTGGCACTCGGTGAAGCCGGGCACGAGGCCAGCTACCTGGTGCTGCCCTACGGACGCTGCATGCAGCAGGTACGTCTGGGAAAGATTGATGCAGTACTGACGCTTTCTCCTGGCGAAACCGGCTTCGTCTATGTCGGTATCCCCCTCGCGTACTGGGAGATTGCCGCAGTCGTGCACAAGGACGACCCGATACAGCGGTTCAAGTCCCTTGACCAGTTCGACGGCTATACGCTCGTCTACTACACCAGTTATTCCTATCCGGAGAGCCTGGCCAACCTGATGAGCAGGCCGAACGCGATCGGAATTCCTGCACAGGAAGACACCCTGCAGCCCCTGCGGATCATTCAATCAAGGGCACGGCATTTTGCCGTGGTAGACAGGATTTGGGTGAAGCGCGTGGTGCGTGAGGAAGGCCTGGAGATAAGCGTCCTGGAACCGCCGATTGCGACGCAACCGAACTACCTGGCATTCTCACGACAACAGGCTGACCTGGCCGAAACAATCGAACGGTCTCTCAGGCGCATGTCATCTGACGGGCGCTTGCAGAGGATCTACGAGCGCCACATTGACGTTGTCAGCAATAATGCGCCCGGCGGCAGCTGA
- a CDS encoding FAD-dependent oxidoreductase codes for MAVFPDRADVVIVGGGIAGCSIAYHLTKIGITDVVLCERKQLTSGTTWHAAGLIGQLRPNRNMTELAKYTADLLFDLEKETGQSTGFKQNGSLHTALSEARFEEVKRAASMAKSFGLAVELLTPDDLKSIYPLLNTDGMVGGAFLPGDGQANPIDTTQAFAKGARMGGARIFEHTKVTRILVEGGRAVGVITDKGEIRAKTVVIAGGMWSRDLGASIGVNLPLHAAEHFYIVTEPLDGLPGNLPVLRVMDEYAYYKEDAGKILLGAFEPGAKPWGMNGIPEDFEFETLPEDIDHFTPVLEFAMERLPILQEAGIALFFNGPESFTPDDRYLLGETPEVRDLFVACGFNSIGIQSSGGVGKVLADWIRDRHPPMDLADVDVRRMASFQNNKRYLHDRTTETLGLLYAMHWPNHQVETARGVRRTPVHDRLDKSGAVWGETAGWERPMWFAPEGVERRFDYSFHRPGWFDHVGAECRATRDAVALYDQTSFAKFRVEGRDACAVLNRICANQVDVLVGKMVYTQWLNERGGIEADLTVTRLSETAYLVVTAGAAQVRDFAWLTRHIPEDAHCIATDITSGLPMFGVMGPDSRKLLEQVTGADLSNEAFPFGTMQELELGYAKVRAGRITYVGELGWEIYVPAEFATHVYDRIVEAGEAFGLKHAGYFALNVCRTEKGFRHWGHDIGDEDTPVEAGLGFAVAWDKPDFIGRDAVLRQKEAGIPAKRMVQVCLDQDDADAPMMFHEEPIYRNGVLVGATTSGAWGHRIGKSIGMGYITCPESDGGKATKDWIEQGSYEIEIAWKRYKATAQLRPLYDPSSEKTKS; via the coding sequence ATGGCGGTGTTTCCGGATCGGGCGGATGTCGTGATCGTCGGCGGCGGGATCGCGGGGTGTTCCATTGCCTATCATCTGACCAAGATCGGCATCACCGATGTCGTGCTGTGCGAACGCAAACAGTTGACCAGCGGGACGACATGGCACGCCGCAGGGCTGATCGGACAGTTGCGCCCGAACCGCAACATGACTGAATTGGCAAAGTACACGGCGGACCTGCTGTTCGATCTGGAGAAGGAAACGGGGCAGTCGACCGGATTCAAACAGAACGGGTCGCTTCATACGGCGCTGAGCGAGGCACGATTCGAAGAAGTTAAGCGCGCGGCCTCCATGGCGAAAAGTTTCGGACTGGCGGTCGAACTGCTGACCCCGGATGACCTGAAGTCGATCTATCCGCTGCTGAACACCGACGGCATGGTCGGTGGCGCCTTCCTGCCGGGCGACGGGCAGGCCAATCCGATCGATACGACCCAGGCCTTCGCAAAGGGCGCACGCATGGGCGGAGCGCGGATTTTCGAGCATACCAAGGTCACCCGAATTCTGGTCGAGGGGGGACGTGCGGTAGGCGTAATCACGGATAAGGGTGAGATCCGCGCCAAGACGGTGGTAATCGCCGGCGGCATGTGGTCCCGGGACCTCGGCGCTTCCATCGGCGTGAACCTGCCGCTGCATGCCGCGGAACACTTCTATATCGTGACCGAACCGCTCGACGGCCTGCCGGGCAATCTTCCGGTGCTGCGGGTGATGGACGAATACGCCTACTACAAGGAAGACGCCGGCAAGATCCTGCTGGGGGCGTTCGAGCCGGGGGCCAAGCCCTGGGGAATGAACGGCATCCCGGAGGATTTCGAGTTCGAGACCCTACCGGAAGACATCGATCATTTCACCCCGGTGCTGGAATTCGCGATGGAGCGGCTGCCGATTCTGCAGGAAGCGGGCATCGCGCTGTTCTTCAACGGGCCGGAGAGCTTCACGCCGGATGATCGCTATCTGCTGGGCGAAACTCCTGAAGTCCGGGACCTGTTCGTGGCCTGCGGCTTCAACTCGATCGGCATTCAGTCTTCGGGTGGGGTCGGCAAGGTGCTGGCAGACTGGATTCGCGACCGTCATCCACCGATGGATCTGGCCGATGTCGATGTCCGCCGCATGGCCAGCTTCCAGAACAACAAGCGATACCTGCACGACCGTACGACCGAAACGCTGGGGCTCCTCTATGCCATGCACTGGCCGAACCATCAGGTGGAGACGGCGCGCGGCGTCCGGCGAACCCCGGTGCACGACCGATTGGACAAGTCCGGTGCGGTCTGGGGCGAAACGGCGGGATGGGAGCGACCGATGTGGTTCGCGCCAGAGGGCGTCGAGCGGCGCTTCGATTATTCGTTCCATCGGCCCGGCTGGTTTGATCATGTCGGTGCCGAATGCCGCGCGACGCGCGATGCCGTGGCGCTCTACGATCAGACCAGTTTCGCGAAGTTCCGGGTCGAAGGGCGGGATGCCTGTGCGGTCCTGAACCGGATCTGCGCGAACCAGGTCGATGTGCTGGTCGGCAAGATGGTCTACACCCAATGGCTGAACGAGCGCGGCGGCATCGAAGCCGATCTGACCGTGACGCGGCTGTCGGAAACCGCCTATCTGGTTGTGACCGCGGGGGCCGCCCAGGTCCGGGACTTCGCCTGGCTGACGCGCCATATTCCGGAAGACGCACACTGTATCGCGACGGACATCACCAGCGGGCTGCCGATGTTCGGGGTGATGGGCCCGGACAGCCGGAAGCTGCTGGAACAGGTGACCGGCGCGGACCTGTCCAACGAAGCCTTCCCCTTCGGCACGATGCAGGAACTGGAACTGGGATACGCCAAGGTTCGTGCGGGACGGATCACCTATGTCGGCGAACTTGGCTGGGAAATCTATGTGCCCGCCGAATTCGCCACCCATGTCTACGACCGGATCGTTGAGGCGGGGGAAGCGTTCGGCCTGAAGCATGCCGGATACTTCGCCTTAAATGTCTGCCGGACGGAGAAGGGGTTCCGTCACTGGGGGCACGATATCGGCGACGAGGACACGCCGGTTGAGGCCGGGCTGGGCTTCGCGGTTGCCTGGGACAAGCCGGATTTCATCGGACGCGATGCGGTATTGCGCCAGAAGGAAGCGGGTATCCCGGCGAAACGAATGGTTCAGGTCTGCCTGGATCAGGACGATGCCGACGCGCCGATGATGTTCCACGAAGAGCCGATATATCGGAACGGTGTTTTGGTCGGCGCTACGACCTCCGGCGCCTGGGGGCATCGCATCGGCAAGTCGATCGGTATGGGCTACATCACCTGTCCGGAATCCGACGGCGGCAAGGCGACGAAGGATTGGATCGAACAGGGATCGTACGAGATTGAGATCGCCTGGAAGCGCTACAAGGCCACGGCCCAGTTGAGGCCGCTATACGATCCGTCTTCGGAGAAGACGAAATCCTAG
- a CDS encoding DUF1127 domain-containing protein, with protein MGTIRLSPGSIGFSKGSDRSGQIGAGFRKTIDRVTVGAFHLIWNFLVDYQRRYETRHRLRNMDDRQLRDIGLNRREADRMADRTFRLF; from the coding sequence ATGGGTACAATTCGTCTTTCGCCCGGATCGATCGGGTTCTCGAAAGGATCGGACCGCTCCGGGCAGATTGGTGCCGGATTCCGCAAGACCATCGACCGCGTGACGGTTGGTGCCTTTCACCTGATCTGGAATTTCCTGGTCGATTACCAGCGACGCTACGAAACACGTCACCGCCTGCGGAACATGGACGACAGGCAGTTGCGCGACATCGGCCTCAACCGTCGCGAGGCCGACCGCATGGCGGACAGAACGTTCCGGCTGTTCTGA
- a CDS encoding ferritin: MAGASASLHAPRERLSKETLNLHHAIVSVMEELEAVDWYRQRADDCEDPELKEILLHNMREEMEHAAMVLEWMRRNSKDFDGYLREFLFKDGEIADH, translated from the coding sequence ATGGCCGGAGCCAGCGCCTCACTTCACGCCCCGCGCGAGCGTCTTTCCAAGGAAACACTCAATCTTCACCATGCCATCGTGTCGGTCATGGAAGAACTGGAAGCCGTCGATTGGTACCGCCAGCGTGCCGATGATTGCGAAGATCCCGAACTGAAGGAAATTCTGCTCCACAACATGCGTGAGGAAATGGAGCATGCGGCCATGGTGCTGGAATGGATGCGTCGGAACAGCAAGGATTTCGATGGATACCTTCGAGAGTTCCTGTTCAAGGACGGGGAAATCGCCGATCACTGA
- a CDS encoding cytochrome c — protein sequence MTLTTSGKFLARTGGALLIAAVSFGSATADDMNGSLSAEESYQIRNGAMEAIAGHMKALGAVAKGEAQADAGTPVHAMSLNALAKTVPSLFMANATTDKSRAKPEIWSDWEGFKKAADDFAMATGELAEAAKSGDAGQIGAALGGVGKTCGGCHKPFRAPKN from the coding sequence ATGACCCTGACGACTTCCGGAAAATTCCTGGCGCGGACCGGCGGCGCCCTGCTGATCGCCGCGGTTTCCTTTGGTTCGGCAACCGCCGACGACATGAATGGCAGCCTTTCGGCCGAAGAAAGCTACCAGATCCGCAATGGCGCAATGGAAGCGATTGCCGGCCACATGAAGGCGTTGGGCGCCGTTGCAAAGGGTGAGGCGCAAGCAGACGCCGGCACACCGGTTCACGCGATGAGCCTCAACGCGCTGGCCAAGACCGTACCGTCGCTGTTCATGGCCAATGCCACCACCGACAAGAGCCGCGCCAAGCCCGAAATCTGGAGCGACTGGGAAGGTTTCAAGAAGGCCGCGGATGATTTTGCCATGGCCACCGGCGAACTGGCCGAAGCGGCAAAAAGCGGCGATGCCGGCCAGATCGGCGCTGCGCTCGGCGGTGTCGGCAAGACCTGCGGCGGCTGCCACAAGCCGTTCCGCGCGCCAAAGAATTAG
- a CDS encoding GNAT family N-acetyltransferase — MSEPAVEITEAAEDGDDIAFVKTLFVEYAESLGFSLCFQGFDGELQNLPGMYTRPEGNLWLARVDGALAGCVAMRPHQDAAAEMKRLYVRPGFRGHRLGNRLTTTVIHYARAQGYSALRLDTVVDKMREAQAIYRQLGFEKRAPYYDDAPVDLVFYERDLTLPV, encoded by the coding sequence ATGTCTGAGCCTGCCGTCGAGATCACGGAAGCTGCCGAAGACGGCGACGACATTGCCTTCGTAAAAACCCTGTTCGTAGAATATGCGGAAAGCCTCGGTTTCTCCCTGTGCTTTCAGGGGTTCGACGGCGAACTGCAGAACTTGCCCGGAATGTATACTCGTCCGGAAGGAAACCTCTGGCTCGCGCGGGTCGACGGTGCCCTGGCCGGATGCGTTGCCATGCGGCCGCATCAGGATGCAGCTGCTGAGATGAAACGTCTCTATGTGCGCCCCGGATTTCGGGGCCACCGCCTGGGAAACCGGCTTACGACGACGGTGATCCACTATGCCCGCGCACAGGGCTACAGTGCCCTGAGGCTGGACACCGTCGTCGACAAGATGCGGGAAGCCCAGGCCATCTACCGGCAACTGGGTTTCGAGAAGCGCGCGCCCTATTACGATGACGCGCCGGTGGATCTCGTCTTCTATGAACGGGATTTGACGCTGCCCGTCTAG
- a CDS encoding PhzF family phenazine biosynthesis protein, with product MTISLPIFQIDAFAEEPFSGNPAAVVPLDAWLPDDVLQKIAMENNLAETAFFIPTPDSEDTDFHLRWFTPAVEVDLCGHATLATAAVLFEKLSFAAELVRFQSKSGILRVRSQGDRFQLDFPVRAATPTRVPDGLADALGGIEPVGFLRAKKSMAVLASEAEVRAVRPDFAFISRLEGDGLIVTAPGDAVDAASRYFAPHAGIDEDPVTGSAHCTIVPYWAERLGRTSLHCRQVSARSGDLYCDLADDRVLMAGAARFYMDGTIHV from the coding sequence ATGACGATCAGCCTTCCGATCTTTCAGATCGACGCCTTCGCCGAAGAGCCCTTCTCCGGCAATCCGGCCGCCGTCGTTCCCCTGGATGCGTGGTTGCCGGACGATGTCCTGCAGAAGATCGCAATGGAAAACAATCTGGCGGAAACCGCGTTCTTCATCCCGACGCCGGATTCGGAGGATACGGATTTCCATCTCCGCTGGTTCACGCCGGCGGTAGAGGTCGATTTGTGCGGTCACGCGACACTGGCAACCGCGGCAGTGCTTTTTGAGAAGCTGTCTTTTGCAGCCGAACTGGTCCGGTTCCAGTCCAAATCGGGTATTCTGCGGGTCCGGTCACAGGGCGACCGTTTCCAGTTGGACTTTCCGGTGCGCGCGGCGACACCGACCCGTGTTCCCGACGGACTGGCCGACGCCCTCGGCGGGATCGAACCGGTTGGCTTCCTGCGTGCGAAGAAGAGCATGGCCGTTCTGGCCAGCGAAGCGGAAGTGCGTGCCGTCCGCCCGGATTTTGCCTTCATCAGTCGGCTTGAAGGCGATGGCCTGATCGTCACAGCGCCCGGCGACGCGGTGGATGCCGCCTCCCGCTATTTCGCGCCCCATGCAGGAATCGACGAGGACCCGGTAACCGGATCGGCCCATTGCACCATCGTCCCCTACTGGGCGGAACGGCTGGGACGCACCAGTCTTCACTGCCGCCAGGTATCGGCCCGCAGCGGCGATCTCTATTGCGACCTCGCGGACGACCGCGTTCTGATGGCCGGCGCGGCGCGATTCTACATGGACGGCACAATTCATGTCTGA
- a CDS encoding aminotransferase class I/II-fold pyridoxal phosphate-dependent enzyme, whose protein sequence is MSMHDDQLNLGDLLRDVLSATTAFHEDLQQRPVAARNRDGGAVTDLPGRGIGGRAALQEFVDRHGRDLSGSIGPRYFGFVTGGATPASIAGDWLAAAVDQNVASPGDSVAVAITVQTLNWLKQLFNLPADSYDGAFTTGATGANFACLLAAREWAGEQAGYDIAQKGLAGGPPIAIYSACPHASFIKVARFSGIGQDAIRPVTRIGDTEAMDPNALEEALAAAPSGEQKIVCASAGTVTTTAFDDLVSIGSICRRHGAWLHVDGAFGLFARTVPELADRTSGVELADSITVDGHKWLNVPYDSGFYFTRRVDLIERAAGGLPAYLDVEGDGLPHYINRVLEGSQRFRALPVWMTLCAYGADGVREIVRRNVAQATALAAFIKESPAFELLAPATLNVVCFRGLPPEGVDDADGWNKALLTRLNLDGAAFMTPGAYGGKTGIRAAFSNWMTSDADLDQTIAALQTAHDAVTRKGILAA, encoded by the coding sequence ATGTCGATGCATGATGACCAACTGAACCTGGGCGACCTGCTGCGGGACGTTCTGAGTGCGACCACTGCATTCCATGAAGACCTCCAGCAGCGACCGGTCGCAGCGCGAAACCGTGACGGCGGCGCGGTCACGGACCTGCCGGGCCGTGGTATCGGCGGCCGGGCCGCCTTGCAGGAATTCGTGGATCGTCATGGCCGCGACCTGTCCGGCAGCATCGGACCGCGTTATTTCGGGTTCGTGACCGGCGGTGCGACCCCGGCTTCCATTGCCGGCGACTGGCTTGCCGCCGCGGTCGACCAGAATGTCGCCTCCCCCGGCGATTCCGTGGCCGTCGCCATCACCGTCCAGACGCTGAACTGGTTGAAGCAGTTGTTCAACCTGCCTGCGGATTCTTACGACGGGGCCTTCACCACCGGGGCCACCGGAGCCAATTTCGCCTGCCTGCTAGCTGCCCGGGAATGGGCCGGCGAGCAGGCCGGCTATGACATCGCACAGAAAGGTCTGGCGGGCGGGCCGCCGATCGCGATCTATAGCGCCTGTCCCCACGCCAGCTTCATAAAGGTCGCGCGCTTCAGCGGGATCGGCCAGGACGCCATCCGGCCTGTCACGCGTATCGGCGATACAGAAGCCATGGATCCGAATGCGCTGGAGGAGGCCCTCGCCGCCGCACCGTCCGGCGAACAGAAGATCGTCTGTGCCAGCGCCGGCACGGTAACCACCACAGCATTCGACGACCTGGTTTCGATCGGCTCGATCTGTCGGCGGCACGGCGCGTGGCTGCATGTCGATGGCGCATTCGGCCTATTCGCCCGGACCGTCCCGGAACTGGCGGACCGCACATCGGGTGTGGAGCTTGCGGATTCGATCACTGTCGACGGCCACAAATGGCTGAATGTCCCCTATGACAGCGGCTTCTATTTCACCCGCCGGGTCGATCTCATTGAACGCGCCGCCGGCGGACTGCCGGCCTATCTCGATGTCGAAGGCGACGGCCTGCCGCATTACATCAACCGGGTGCTGGAAGGCTCCCAGCGCTTTCGTGCCCTGCCGGTCTGGATGACGCTTTGCGCCTATGGCGCGGACGGCGTGCGGGAAATCGTTCGCCGGAATGTAGCCCAGGCCACCGCCCTCGCCGCCTTCATCAAGGAAAGCCCGGCCTTTGAACTGCTGGCACCGGCAACGCTGAACGTTGTCTGTTTCCGGGGTCTCCCGCCGGAGGGCGTCGACGATGCGGATGGCTGGAACAAGGCACTGCTGACACGCCTGAATCTGGACGGCGCGGCCTTCATGACCCCTGGCGCCTATGGCGGCAAGACGGGCATCCGGGCGGCTTTCTCCAACTGGATGACCAGCGACGCGGACCTCGACCAAACCATCGCGGCGTTGCAGACTGCGCATGATGCCGTGACCCGAAAAGGAATACTCGCCGCATGA
- a CDS encoding Ldh family oxidoreductase, with protein sequence MAEKPGKLNYDGARVRVSAPDALLAVRAVLVRAGCPDDTADLIADHLVDAGMGGVESHGIMRCLQYACQFQDGYMDPIARPEFRAGRGPVVDGGGGIGIPAMQMAARHAVELARESGVSAIAIRNVGHTGRLGAYAEWIAVQDCLAIIIGGGGRQNWRQVAPYGGCKAVLPTNPYCIGMPGGSRGPVVLDFATAMIAGGWIYAARNAGARLPEGVMIDGQGNPSTDPEDYFRGGAILPAGGPKGYAMAVLAELIGEAMLGPATTEMNWLMVVLDTCRYRETTAIHSVAEEILEELRNCPPAPGFDRVQVPGERESEARERARRDGLSIPEPTWRQILQAGS encoded by the coding sequence ATGGCCGAAAAACCGGGGAAGCTGAATTATGACGGCGCACGGGTGCGTGTATCGGCGCCGGACGCGCTGCTGGCGGTTCGTGCCGTTCTGGTTCGGGCGGGCTGTCCGGACGACACGGCCGATCTGATAGCCGATCATCTGGTCGATGCCGGGATGGGCGGAGTGGAATCGCACGGCATCATGCGCTGCCTGCAATATGCCTGTCAGTTTCAAGACGGCTACATGGATCCGATCGCCAGACCTGAATTTCGGGCCGGGCGTGGGCCGGTCGTCGATGGCGGCGGCGGCATCGGCATACCGGCAATGCAGATGGCGGCGCGCCATGCCGTGGAACTGGCACGAGAGTCCGGTGTCTCCGCAATCGCCATCCGCAATGTCGGCCATACCGGCCGATTGGGTGCCTACGCGGAATGGATCGCGGTACAGGACTGCCTGGCCATCATCATCGGCGGCGGGGGACGCCAGAACTGGCGGCAGGTCGCGCCCTATGGCGGATGCAAGGCAGTGCTGCCCACCAACCCTTACTGCATCGGGATGCCCGGCGGCAGCCGGGGGCCGGTCGTGCTGGACTTTGCCACCGCCATGATTGCCGGCGGATGGATCTACGCGGCACGCAATGCCGGCGCACGTCTGCCGGAAGGTGTCATGATCGACGGGCAGGGCAACCCCAGTACCGATCCTGAGGACTACTTCCGCGGGGGCGCCATTCTGCCGGCCGGCGGTCCGAAAGGGTATGCCATGGCGGTGCTGGCCGAACTGATCGGCGAAGCGATGCTGGGCCCCGCTACGACCGAGATGAACTGGCTGATGGTTGTGCTGGACACCTGCCGATACCGAGAGACGACGGCGATCCATTCGGTCGCGGAGGAAATTCTGGAGGAATTGAGGAATTGCCCGCCGGCGCCCGGTTTCGACCGGGTTCAGGTTCCCGGCGAACGTGAAAGCGAAGCGCGGGAGCGCGCGCGTCGCGACGGTCTCTCCATTCCCGAACCAACCTGGCGCCAGATACTGCAGGCCGGTTCCTGA